A section of the Candidatus Rokuibacteriota bacterium genome encodes:
- a CDS encoding MFS transporter, which produces MFSYFHRVAPVVVAGDLMQAFAIPAATLGTLIAIYPYCFAAMALPGGSLADTLGPRRVLALGGVTMAAGSILFGAAPVIEAALAGRLLVGLGASVMLIASLRLASEWFRPHEFATVAGTSQSIGAVGALVGTGPLALLVEAIGWRWSFIGIGAVTLVLAVACFIFIRDKPEDLGLPRIADGPRAPAPSLRDTIAAMPAVAANRRSWPILLTGAAMYGSFVPFFGLWGVPYLTQIYGLPRVAASNVLMMTAAGLLISAPLSGWVSDRWLGLRRPPLIAATALYVAIWALIALPRAPVPIGWLGPLCFLLGFASGGVSLVFPCIREVNDPRHVGVALGCQNLPIFLGFALMQWLTGVLLDANWTGALVAGSRVYPLAAYRAAFMLCFVVAFASFVMAWLTTETRCRNVWAQAHPHA; this is translated from the coding sequence ATCTTCTCCTACTTCCACCGCGTGGCGCCCGTGGTGGTGGCGGGCGACCTCATGCAGGCCTTCGCGATCCCGGCGGCGACCCTCGGCACGCTGATCGCCATCTACCCCTACTGCTTCGCGGCCATGGCGCTGCCCGGCGGCAGCCTGGCGGACACGCTGGGCCCGCGCCGCGTGCTGGCGCTGGGCGGCGTGACCATGGCCGCCGGCAGCATACTCTTCGGCGCCGCGCCCGTCATCGAAGCGGCGCTCGCCGGCCGGCTGCTGGTGGGCCTGGGCGCCTCGGTGATGCTCATCGCCTCGCTGCGCCTCGCCTCGGAGTGGTTCCGCCCTCACGAGTTCGCGACGGTCGCCGGAACAAGCCAGAGCATCGGCGCCGTGGGCGCGCTCGTGGGCACGGGGCCGCTGGCCCTCCTGGTCGAGGCCATCGGCTGGCGCTGGTCCTTCATCGGCATTGGCGCCGTCACGCTGGTCCTTGCCGTGGCCTGTTTCATATTCATCCGCGACAAGCCCGAGGACCTGGGGCTCCCCCGCATCGCAGACGGGCCGCGCGCCCCCGCGCCCAGCCTGCGCGACACGATAGCGGCCATGCCGGCCGTCGCCGCCAACAGGCGCTCGTGGCCCATCCTCCTCACGGGGGCTGCGATGTACGGCTCCTTCGTGCCCTTCTTCGGGCTCTGGGGCGTGCCGTACCTGACCCAAATCTACGGCCTGCCGCGTGTGGCTGCGTCCAACGTGCTCATGATGACGGCCGCGGGGCTTCTCATCAGCGCGCCCCTGAGCGGCTGGGTCTCCGATCGCTGGCTGGGACTCCGGCGCCCGCCGCTCATCGCGGCGACGGCGCTGTACGTCGCGATCTGGGCGCTCATCGCGCTCCCGCGGGCGCCGGTGCCGATCGGCTGGCTCGGCCCGCTCTGCTTCCTCCTGGGCTTCGCCTCGGGCGGCGTCTCGCTCGTCTTCCCCTGCATCCGCGAGGTCAACGATCCGCGCCACGTGGGCGTGGCCCTCGGCTGCCAGAACCTGCCCATCTTCCTGGGCTTTGCCCTCATGCAGTGGCTCACCGGCGTGCTCCTCGACGCCAACTGGACGGGCGCCTTGGTCGCGGGGAGCCGCGTCTACCCGCTGGCGGCCTACCGCGCCGCCTTCATGCTCTGCTTCGTCGTCGCCTTCGCCTCCTTCGTGATGGCGTGGCTCACGACGGAGACACGCTGCCGCAATGTCTGGGCGCAAGCTCACCCTCACGCCTGA
- a CDS encoding MFS transporter gives MTGTADGSGNRWVALAVLTFARTAMGFQFQSVGAVSPLLMERLHIANTELGWLIGLFSLPGVFLALPGGLLGGRFGDRRVVLAGLGLMTLGSALMGAAEGFAAVAVGRLLSAVGAILLNVLLTKMVTDWFAGREIIWAMTVLINSWPVGIGLASLIPPRSSPMRGACPPSSTWPLGRPPSALWASRSSTNRRPGLRCTRSQ, from the coding sequence ATGACCGGTACGGCGGATGGCTCCGGGAATCGCTGGGTCGCGCTCGCGGTACTGACCTTTGCGCGGACGGCCATGGGATTCCAGTTCCAGTCTGTCGGCGCTGTCTCGCCGCTGCTCATGGAGCGGCTTCACATCGCCAACACCGAGCTCGGCTGGCTGATCGGACTTTTCTCGCTTCCCGGCGTGTTCCTGGCGCTGCCCGGCGGTCTGCTTGGCGGGCGGTTCGGCGACCGGCGCGTCGTGCTCGCGGGCCTTGGGCTGATGACGTTGGGCAGCGCGCTGATGGGCGCCGCTGAGGGCTTCGCCGCGGTCGCGGTCGGGCGGCTCCTCAGCGCGGTCGGCGCGATCCTCCTCAATGTGCTCCTGACCAAGATGGTGACGGACTGGTTTGCCGGGCGCGAGATCATCTGGGCGATGACCGTTCTCATCAACTCGTGGCCGGTCGGCATCGGACTTGCCTCGTTGATCCCCCCCCGGTCGTCGCCAATGCGTGGGGCGTGTCCGCCGTCTTCCACGTGGCCGCTGGGACGGCCGCCGTCGGCGCTGTGGGCATCGCGCTCCTCTACAAACCGGCGCCCCGGGCTGCGATGCACGCGAAGTCAATAG
- a CDS encoding tetratricopeptide repeat protein, with product MKAPAMNVVEVKAVTMSLGLALGLALLMPAAADAQDKPRPSREQALRDLGSTDVEARRLAAAWMGELGAPADLPTLFKALRDQDDLVRAVSESSIWQVWSRSGDPKVDGLFAAGVEQMNHGQAQAAIDTFSQIIRLKPEFAEGWNKRATVYFFIGEYDKSLRDCDEVIKRNPKHWGALSGYGQIYLQLDKPEQALAYFQRALAANPNLQQIGQMIEQLKQALIEKRKGTI from the coding sequence ATGAAGGCGCCCGCAATGAACGTGGTGGAAGTCAAGGCGGTCACCATGTCTCTTGGGCTGGCTCTCGGGCTGGCGCTCCTCATGCCGGCCGCGGCGGACGCCCAGGACAAGCCGCGCCCCTCGCGGGAGCAGGCGCTCCGCGATCTCGGCAGCACCGACGTCGAGGCGCGCCGCCTCGCCGCCGCCTGGATGGGCGAGCTCGGCGCGCCCGCCGACCTGCCCACCCTCTTCAAGGCGCTCCGCGACCAGGACGACCTCGTGCGGGCGGTGTCGGAGAGCTCGATCTGGCAGGTGTGGAGCCGCTCGGGCGATCCGAAGGTGGACGGGCTCTTCGCCGCCGGCGTCGAGCAGATGAACCACGGCCAGGCGCAGGCTGCGATCGACACGTTCAGCCAGATCATCAGGCTCAAGCCCGAGTTCGCCGAGGGGTGGAACAAGCGGGCGACGGTGTACTTCTTCATCGGCGAGTACGACAAGTCGCTCCGAGACTGCGACGAGGTGATCAAGCGCAACCCGAAGCACTGGGGGGCGCTCTCGGGCTACGGCCAGATCTACCTCCAGCTCGACAAGCCGGAACAGGCGCTCGCCTACTTCCAGCGCGCGCTCGCCGCGAACCCCAACCTCCAGCAGATCGGGCAGATGATCGAGCAGCTCAAGCAGGCGCTCATCGAGAAGCGCAAAGGGACCATCTAA
- a CDS encoding RraA family protein: protein MPLTTQQIDALKKITSPSVANAIETFKVRPREEGNVSSDIRGLFPELGPSVGHAATCLIRAEHGPIEGHRASLFGWWDFVMSIPAPRVIVVHDLDEPRGQGAQWGEVQANIHRAMGCVGVVTDGSVRDLDEVRALKFQFAAAHISVSHANVHMVDFGIPVKVGGVWIKPGDIVHFDQHGVVTIPPEIAGGIPDAIAKVEADEKKIISTCKAPGFTPDKLKEVYKQIRPGTY, encoded by the coding sequence GTGCCGCTCACGACGCAGCAGATCGACGCTCTCAAGAAGATCACCAGCCCCAGCGTGGCCAACGCCATCGAGACCTTCAAGGTCAGGCCGCGCGAAGAGGGCAACGTCTCCTCGGACATCCGCGGGCTCTTCCCCGAGCTCGGACCCTCGGTCGGCCACGCCGCCACCTGCCTGATCCGGGCGGAGCACGGCCCGATCGAGGGGCACCGCGCGAGCCTCTTCGGCTGGTGGGACTTCGTCATGAGCATCCCCGCCCCGCGCGTCATCGTCGTCCACGACCTCGACGAGCCGCGCGGCCAGGGCGCGCAGTGGGGCGAGGTCCAGGCCAACATCCACCGCGCGATGGGCTGCGTCGGCGTGGTCACCGACGGCTCCGTGCGAGACCTGGACGAGGTCCGCGCGCTCAAGTTCCAGTTCGCCGCCGCCCACATCTCCGTTTCCCACGCCAACGTCCACATGGTGGACTTCGGCATTCCCGTCAAGGTGGGCGGCGTCTGGATCAAGCCGGGGGACATCGTTCACTTCGACCAGCACGGCGTGGTCACGATCCCGCCCGAGATCGCGGGCGGCATCCCCGACGCCATCGCCAAGGTCGAGGCCGACGAGAAGAAGATCATCTCCACCTGCAAGGCGCCGGGCTTCACGCCCGACAAGCTGAAGGAGGTCTACAAGCAGATCCGGCCGGGGACGTACTGA
- a CDS encoding MFS transporter, protein MGLASVPWMLYNVGYALMLGFVPSLLVRGGLSVEQAGLVLGLSTLLFIGSALLGGASAQWLARPDVVVTLGLLAFTGGLVVLPYAPPWPTLIAVGLLAGPPAGTLAAAPTAVLRPESRGAGMGLFYTAYYVGMALLPPVAGWLQDALGRSAALYFAAAAVLATLPFYVAFRAVSAAREGAVAGADRARQA, encoded by the coding sequence GTGGGCCTGGCCTCGGTGCCGTGGATGCTCTACAACGTCGGCTACGCCCTGATGCTCGGTTTCGTTCCGTCACTGCTCGTGCGCGGCGGGCTTTCCGTGGAGCAGGCAGGGCTGGTTCTGGGTCTGAGCACGCTCCTGTTCATCGGGTCGGCGCTGTTGGGAGGTGCATCCGCGCAGTGGCTGGCACGGCCCGACGTCGTCGTCACCCTCGGTTTGCTGGCCTTCACTGGCGGTCTCGTGGTGCTACCGTATGCGCCGCCCTGGCCGACACTGATAGCCGTCGGCCTTCTTGCGGGACCGCCCGCGGGCACGCTCGCTGCGGCGCCGACAGCGGTGTTGAGGCCCGAGAGCCGGGGTGCCGGCATGGGGCTCTTCTACACCGCGTACTACGTCGGCATGGCGCTGCTGCCGCCGGTCGCCGGGTGGCTCCAGGACGCGTTGGGCCGCTCCGCGGCGCTGTACTTCGCGGCGGCAGCGGTCCTTGCCACGCTCCCGTTCTATGTCGCCTTCCGGGCCGTGAGCGCGGCGCGCGAGGGCGCGGTCGCGGGCGCGGATCGAGCTCGGCAGGCCTGA
- a CDS encoding TlpA disulfide reductase family protein, with product MRWAIPAAVVPVLVLLAYGFRTDPREIPSPLLGRPAAAFSLTTFAGSPLSLEDLRGKVVMLNFWASWCVPACYEEAPALERTWRAYKDKGVMVVGVDVQDKEEAAREFLRRFDHSFPNAPDPRGRVSVDYGVYGVPETFFIDRKGRVRFKHVGALTDEIARRHLDALLKEPS from the coding sequence CTGCGGTGGGCGATCCCCGCGGCCGTCGTGCCGGTGCTGGTGCTGCTGGCCTACGGCTTCAGGACCGACCCTCGCGAGATCCCCTCGCCGCTCCTGGGCCGGCCGGCGGCGGCCTTTTCGCTCACGACCTTCGCGGGCTCTCCCCTGAGCCTCGAGGACCTCCGCGGCAAGGTCGTGATGCTCAACTTCTGGGCCTCGTGGTGCGTGCCGGCCTGCTACGAGGAAGCGCCGGCCCTCGAGCGCACCTGGCGGGCCTACAAGGACAAGGGGGTCATGGTCGTGGGCGTCGACGTCCAGGACAAGGAGGAGGCGGCACGGGAGTTCCTCAGGCGCTTCGACCACTCGTTCCCGAACGCTCCGGACCCCAGGGGCCGGGTCTCGGTGGACTACGGCGTCTACGGCGTGCCCGAGACCTTCTTCATCGACCGCAAGGGGCGCGTGCGCTTCAAGCACGTGGGGGCGCTGACTGACGAGATCGCCCGCCGGCACCTGGACGCCCTGCTGAAGGAGCCGTCATGA
- a CDS encoding cytochrome c-type biogenesis protein CcmH, producing the protein MRRGFASAAAAVMLVAVAVWAAPAPAATQPAPAATQVDENIVQDVASQLRCVVCQSLSVADSPSETANQMRAIIRERLAAGDSPEQVRAYFVEKYGDWILLSPPKSGFTLLVWVVPFVGLGIGLVLVAITVRRWSRTPQAAAPSQLDPAVRERIRREMSEMDKS; encoded by the coding sequence ATGAGGCGCGGCTTTGCCTCCGCCGCCGCGGCCGTCATGCTGGTCGCCGTCGCCGTGTGGGCAGCGCCAGCGCCCGCGGCGACACAGCCAGCGCCCGCGGCGACACAGGTAGACGAGAACATCGTCCAGGACGTGGCGAGCCAACTCCGCTGCGTGGTCTGCCAGAGCCTCTCGGTGGCGGACTCGCCCTCCGAGACCGCCAACCAGATGCGCGCCATCATCCGCGAGCGCTTGGCCGCGGGCGACAGCCCCGAGCAGGTGCGCGCCTACTTCGTCGAGAAGTACGGCGACTGGATCCTGCTTTCGCCGCCCAAGTCGGGTTTCACGCTCCTCGTCTGGGTCGTGCCCTTCGTGGGACTCGGGATCGGGCTCGTGCTGGTCGCGATCACAGTCCGTCGCTGGAGCCGCACACCACAGGCCGCCGCGCCCTCGCAGCTCGACCCCGCCGTGCGGGAGCGCATCCGGCGCGAGATGTCCGAGATGGATAAATCATGA
- the ligA gene encoding NAD-dependent DNA ligase LigA: protein MTKPKDAAEKIEALREAIHRHNYHYYVEDRPEISDAEYDRFLRELGALESTYPELITPDSPTQGIGGRVGPAFAPVEHLVAMLSLDNAMSPDDLREFEARIRRALPQAKFDFVCEPKVDGLGVALLYERGRFTRGATRGDGRVGEDITQNLRTIKAIPSILHGPLKDAKRLEVRGEVYMPREAFARLNARLEEAGGPTFANPRNAAAGAVRQKDPATTATRPLEIFLYHTSVLEPVLFDSHWERLEALKKSGFAVNPRSERCRDIDAVIAYCRRLEAERDELEYDADGAVVKVNDLEQQRRLGATAHHPRWAIAFKFAARQATTQVKGITINVGKTGALTPTAQLEPVELAGVTVSNVSLHNEDEVRKKDVRVGDTVLIERAGDVIPYLVQVVTAKRPAGARPFHMPRACPVCGAPAERPEGEAIWRCTNVACPAQLKERLFHWGSRRAMDIEHLGEVVITQLVDRELCGDFGDLYELDAPQLAGLERMAEKSATNLLEAIQASKGRGLSRVLNGLGIRMVGERAAQLLAARFGSMERLEKATEDDINEISGIGPKIARSVSRFFLEDRNRKIIRHLREVGVDLSEKGVSDKPGPLTGKTLVLTGGLRGMTRDEAKDAILRLGGRVTGTVSRKTDYVIAGEDPGGKADDAKRLGVTVLDEARFLSLIGRSQ, encoded by the coding sequence ATGACGAAGCCAAAGGACGCCGCCGAAAAGATCGAGGCGCTCCGCGAGGCCATCCACCGGCACAACTACCACTACTACGTCGAGGACCGCCCCGAGATCTCCGACGCCGAATACGACCGCTTCCTGCGTGAGCTCGGGGCACTGGAAAGTACGTACCCTGAGCTGATCACGCCCGACAGCCCGACCCAGGGCATAGGCGGGCGGGTCGGCCCGGCCTTCGCGCCCGTCGAGCACCTGGTGGCCATGCTGTCGCTGGACAACGCGATGAGCCCGGATGACCTGCGCGAGTTCGAGGCGCGCATCCGCCGCGCGCTTCCTCAGGCCAAGTTCGATTTCGTCTGCGAGCCCAAGGTCGACGGCCTCGGCGTGGCGCTCCTCTACGAGCGCGGGCGGTTCACGCGCGGCGCCACCCGCGGAGACGGCCGGGTCGGCGAGGACATCACGCAGAACCTGCGCACCATCAAGGCCATCCCGTCGATCCTTCACGGACCGCTCAAGGACGCGAAGCGGCTCGAGGTTCGCGGCGAGGTGTACATGCCGCGCGAGGCCTTCGCCCGGCTCAACGCCAGGCTCGAGGAGGCCGGCGGGCCGACGTTCGCCAATCCCCGGAACGCCGCCGCCGGCGCGGTGAGACAGAAGGACCCGGCGACCACGGCGACGCGGCCGCTCGAGATCTTCCTCTACCACACGAGCGTCCTCGAGCCCGTGCTCTTCGACTCTCACTGGGAGCGGCTCGAGGCCCTCAAGAAGAGCGGCTTCGCGGTCAACCCGCGGTCGGAGCGGTGCCGCGATATCGACGCCGTGATCGCCTACTGCCGGCGCCTGGAGGCGGAGCGGGACGAGCTCGAGTACGACGCCGACGGCGCCGTCGTCAAGGTCAACGACCTCGAGCAGCAGCGCAGGCTCGGCGCCACGGCGCACCACCCTCGATGGGCCATCGCCTTCAAGTTCGCCGCCCGCCAGGCGACGACACAGGTCAAGGGCATCACGATCAACGTGGGCAAGACGGGAGCGCTCACGCCGACCGCCCAGCTCGAACCCGTCGAGCTGGCCGGCGTCACCGTGAGCAATGTCAGCCTCCACAACGAGGACGAGGTGCGCAAGAAGGACGTGCGCGTGGGCGACACCGTGCTCATCGAGCGCGCCGGCGACGTCATCCCCTACCTGGTCCAGGTCGTCACCGCCAAGCGGCCGGCCGGCGCCAGGCCCTTCCACATGCCGCGGGCGTGCCCCGTCTGCGGCGCGCCGGCCGAGCGGCCCGAGGGCGAGGCCATCTGGCGCTGCACCAACGTCGCCTGCCCGGCGCAGCTCAAGGAGCGGCTCTTCCACTGGGGCTCGCGGCGCGCGATGGACATAGAGCACTTGGGCGAGGTCGTCATCACCCAGCTCGTGGACCGGGAGCTCTGCGGGGACTTCGGCGACCTCTACGAGCTCGACGCCCCACAGCTGGCGGGGCTCGAGCGCATGGCGGAAAAGTCGGCGACCAATCTTCTCGAGGCCATCCAGGCCTCCAAGGGCCGCGGGCTCTCCCGCGTCCTCAACGGCCTCGGCATCCGCATGGTGGGCGAGCGCGCCGCGCAGCTCCTGGCCGCCCGCTTCGGCAGCATGGAGCGCCTCGAGAAGGCGACCGAGGACGACATCAACGAGATCTCCGGGATCGGGCCCAAGATCGCCCGCTCAGTCTCCCGCTTCTTCTTGGAGGATCGGAACCGGAAGATCATCCGCCACCTCCGCGAGGTCGGCGTCGACCTAAGCGAGAAAGGCGTCTCGGACAAGCCCGGTCCCCTCACGGGCAAGACGCTCGTCCTCACGGGCGGCCTGCGCGGCATGACGCGGGATGAAGCCAAGGACGCGATCCTACGCTTGGGCGGGCGCGTCACGGGCACGGTCTCCAGGAAGACAGACTACGTGATCGCGGGTGAGGACCCCGGCGGGAAGGCCGACGACGCCAAGCGACTCGGCGTCACCGTGCTGGACGAGGCGCGGTTCCTCTCGCTCATCGGGCGATCCCAATGA
- a CDS encoding GNAT family N-acetyltransferase: protein MIEIRLPRTTDAAGCAELAALAIGEDRAGAFIKSHMERHHLIVAEAEKEIVGFLAYRTDWFQCTFVSLVVVREDFRRKGIAREFFKSVEAVSPSPRVFSSTEETNKASIRMHTALGFQPSGHIDNLPQGTRELLFYKRIPPHSIR from the coding sequence ATGATCGAGATCCGCCTGCCCCGTACCACCGATGCCGCCGGCTGCGCCGAGCTGGCCGCCCTCGCGATCGGCGAAGACCGCGCGGGCGCCTTCATCAAGTCGCACATGGAGCGCCACCACCTGATCGTGGCCGAGGCGGAGAAGGAGATCGTGGGGTTCCTCGCGTACCGGACGGACTGGTTCCAGTGCACCTTCGTGAGCCTCGTCGTGGTGCGCGAGGATTTTCGTCGCAAAGGCATCGCCCGCGAGTTCTTCAAGTCCGTCGAGGCGGTCTCGCCGTCGCCGCGCGTGTTCTCCTCGACGGAGGAAACCAACAAGGCGTCCATCCGCATGCACACGGCGCTGGGCTTTCAGCCCAGCGGCCATATCGACAACCTGCCCCAGGGCACGCGGGAGCTGCTCTTCTACAAGCGCATCCCGCCGCACTCCATCCGCTGA
- a CDS encoding heme lyase CcmF/NrfE family subunit, whose protein sequence is MIPELGYGATVAAFVLALWGAVAAVASARTGRAALLRSGERAAVGAWALVTACIALMLYAFLTFDFSVQYVAVNTNRGTPFYYRITALWGALEGSIVLWSWMLSIYTLIVVVQYRRRQPELYPWVLSVMLGILAFFLLVMTIPAPPFERLTPIPADGRGLNPLLQDSGMITHPVALYLGFTGFTVPFAFAMAALIVGRTGEEWITITRRWTIIAWYFLSLGLLIGGWWSYHVLGWGGYWAWDPVENAAFMPFLTATAFLHSVMVQERRRMLKLWNLSLIILTFGLTIFGTFLTRSGIIGSVHSFTQGSIGVFFLAFLALVLLGSFSLLASRVERLRAEGVLDSVVSRESTFLLNNLFLVAATFTVFFGTVFPLLSEAVRGVKISVGAPFFNLVNIPVFLALLFLMGVGPLIAWRRASAKNLKRNFLKPVVAGLVAAAALRALGVANGLVLTTMALVVFVAGTIALDLFRAVRARRRSGDDWGAATWGLLLRQNRRYGGFIVHLGILVIALGVAGSQAWSVQKEVTLDKGQSTELAGYHVRFDGLSASEESNHGKVTGAFTVTNGRAGGHMLYPAKKFYPQEQSPIAAVDYQLGWIEDIYLVLGDFAPDGSHATVKLQVNRMVSWLWLGGLVLTLGAALAILPDARRPA, encoded by the coding sequence ATGATTCCGGAGCTGGGATACGGCGCGACCGTCGCCGCGTTCGTGCTTGCGCTCTGGGGCGCTGTTGCCGCGGTGGCGAGCGCCCGCACCGGGCGCGCCGCGCTCCTCCGCTCGGGCGAGCGGGCCGCGGTCGGCGCCTGGGCGCTCGTCACCGCCTGCATCGCGCTCATGCTGTACGCCTTCCTGACCTTCGACTTCTCGGTGCAGTACGTCGCCGTCAACACGAACCGCGGCACGCCCTTCTACTACCGGATCACGGCGCTCTGGGGGGCGCTGGAAGGCTCGATCGTCCTGTGGTCGTGGATGCTGTCGATCTACACGCTGATCGTGGTCGTCCAGTACCGGCGCCGCCAGCCCGAGCTCTACCCGTGGGTGCTCTCGGTCATGCTCGGCATCCTGGCTTTCTTCCTTCTCGTCATGACCATCCCCGCGCCGCCCTTCGAGCGCCTCACGCCGATCCCGGCCGACGGCCGCGGCCTCAACCCGCTGCTGCAGGACTCGGGCATGATCACCCACCCGGTCGCCCTCTACCTGGGCTTCACCGGCTTCACGGTGCCGTTCGCCTTCGCCATGGCCGCGCTGATCGTCGGGCGCACAGGCGAGGAGTGGATCACCATCACGCGGCGCTGGACCATCATCGCCTGGTATTTCCTCTCGCTCGGGCTCCTCATCGGCGGCTGGTGGAGCTACCACGTGCTGGGCTGGGGCGGCTACTGGGCGTGGGACCCCGTCGAGAACGCGGCCTTCATGCCGTTTCTCACCGCCACGGCGTTCCTGCACTCGGTGATGGTCCAGGAGCGGCGGCGCATGCTCAAGCTTTGGAACCTCTCCCTCATCATCCTGACCTTCGGCCTCACGATCTTCGGCACCTTCCTGACGCGCTCGGGGATCATCGGCTCCGTCCACTCCTTCACCCAGGGCTCGATCGGCGTCTTCTTCCTGGCCTTCCTGGCGCTGGTGCTCCTCGGCTCCTTCTCGCTGCTCGCCTCGCGGGTGGAGCGCCTGCGCGCCGAGGGCGTGCTCGACTCGGTCGTCTCGAGGGAGTCCACCTTCCTCCTGAACAACCTGTTCCTGGTCGCCGCCACCTTCACGGTCTTCTTCGGGACGGTCTTCCCGCTCCTGTCCGAGGCCGTGCGCGGGGTCAAGATCAGCGTGGGCGCGCCCTTCTTCAACCTGGTCAACATCCCGGTCTTCCTCGCGCTGCTCTTCCTCATGGGCGTGGGTCCCCTCATCGCCTGGCGCCGTGCCTCCGCCAAGAACCTCAAGCGCAACTTCCTCAAGCCCGTCGTCGCGGGTCTCGTGGCGGCTGCGGCGCTGCGGGCGCTCGGCGTGGCCAACGGGCTGGTGCTGACGACAATGGCCCTGGTGGTCTTCGTCGCCGGGACCATCGCGCTCGATCTCTTCCGCGCGGTGCGGGCGAGGCGGCGGAGCGGCGACGACTGGGGCGCCGCCACCTGGGGACTGCTGCTCCGCCAGAACCGACGGTACGGCGGCTTCATCGTCCACCTGGGGATCCTCGTCATCGCGCTTGGCGTGGCGGGCTCGCAGGCTTGGTCGGTGCAGAAGGAAGTTACGCTCGACAAGGGTCAGAGCACTGAGCTGGCGGGCTACCACGTGCGATTCGACGGGCTCTCGGCTTCGGAGGAGTCCAACCACGGCAAGGTCACCGGCGCGTTCACGGTGACGAACGGGCGAGCGGGCGGCCACATGCTCTACCCCGCGAAGAAGTTCTACCCGCAGGAGCAGTCGCCCATCGCGGCCGTCGACTACCAACTTGGCTGGATCGAGGACATCTACCTCGTGCTGGGCGATTTCGCTCCCGACGGCTCCCACGCGACGGTCAAGCTCCAGGTCAACCGCATGGTCTCCTGGCTCTGGCTGGGCGGTCTCGTGCTGACGCTGGGCGCGGCGCTGGCCATCCTGCCGGACGCGCGGAGGCCGGCGTGA
- a CDS encoding tetratricopeptide repeat protein gives MTGAQWIAIAAIGLPALAIVLWPLLRGGAGGTAASPAAQPDRRLELGEEKASAYRALKELAFDHEAGSLSDDDFQALRDRYEGRAADLLTTLDALGGLPAPPAAERAAAAPRSWTRSPAAIATAGVALLVLGIALGVGVSRYSAPDPTAASPGSSMPGMPGPALTDPGPLLPGAPGTGAAAGRPITPEIMARMLQAARESLNAGRYPEAIAAYQAVLKRDEKNVDAMTHLALIVAMGGHADAALETFDKALKIDPKYTPALMYKGQVLYEVKQDYAGAIKAWERFVTLMPPGEDRRRIAVLIEEARTKAPRR, from the coding sequence ATGACCGGTGCCCAGTGGATCGCCATTGCCGCCATCGGCCTGCCCGCGCTCGCGATCGTCCTCTGGCCGCTCCTGCGCGGCGGGGCCGGAGGGACGGCCGCCTCGCCCGCGGCACAGCCCGACCGCCGGCTCGAGCTCGGCGAGGAGAAGGCCTCGGCCTACCGCGCCCTCAAGGAGCTTGCCTTCGACCACGAGGCGGGCTCGCTCTCGGACGACGACTTCCAGGCGCTCAGGGACAGGTACGAGGGTCGCGCCGCCGATCTGCTCACCACGCTCGACGCCCTGGGCGGCCTGCCTGCGCCGCCTGCTGCCGAGCGGGCGGCCGCCGCCCCGCGCTCCTGGACGCGGAGCCCCGCCGCCATCGCCACCGCCGGCGTGGCACTCCTCGTGCTGGGCATCGCTCTCGGCGTGGGAGTGAGCCGGTACAGCGCACCTGACCCCACCGCCGCCTCGCCGGGCAGCAGCATGCCCGGCATGCCCGGCCCCGCCCTGACTGACCCCGGCCCCCTCCTGCCCGGCGCTCCCGGGACCGGGGCCGCCGCCGGCAGGCCCATCACGCCCGAGATCATGGCCAGGATGCTCCAGGCTGCTCGCGAGAGCCTGAATGCGGGCCGCTACCCGGAGGCCATCGCGGCCTACCAGGCCGTGCTCAAGCGCGACGAGAAGAACGTCGACGCGATGACGCACCTTGCCCTGATCGTGGCGATGGGCGGCCACGCCGACGCCGCGCTCGAAACCTTCGACAAGGCGCTCAAGATCGACCCGAAGTACACCCCGGCGCTCATGTACAAGGGCCAGGTGCTCTACGAGGTCAAGCAGGACTACGCCGGCGCCATCAAGGCATGGGAGCGCTTCGTCACGCTCATGCCCCCCGGCGAGGACCGCCGGCGCATCGCCGTGCTCATCGAGGAAGCCCGGACCAAAGCCCCTCGCCGCTAG